In the genome of Saprospira sp. CCB-QB6, one region contains:
- a CDS encoding DUF6896 domain-containing protein — translation MYVKLKKQLLIYAESIRCFEFALMNKYIIKGQPYFFQKLFPSKGVISVQGQAVHYNYHGAGCSLKFPSFDLDYNVVGLENGGLYISLWSFKEFYRSQETIAEDIPLPQMLAYLDLFVQDGLLVCYTENSHRSYFFSENWLDENDISMTKLLNRMN, via the coding sequence ATGTATGTGAAACTGAAGAAACAGTTATTGATCTATGCAGAGAGTATTCGATGCTTTGAATTTGCATTGATGAATAAGTATATTATAAAAGGTCAGCCGTATTTCTTTCAAAAATTATTTCCTTCAAAAGGAGTAATTTCCGTACAGGGCCAAGCTGTACATTACAACTATCATGGTGCAGGCTGTAGTCTTAAATTTCCTAGTTTCGATTTAGATTATAATGTGGTAGGATTAGAGAATGGGGGCTTGTACATATCCTTATGGAGCTTTAAAGAGTTTTATAGGTCTCAAGAAACCATAGCTGAGGATATCCCATTACCTCAAATGCTTGCTTACTTAGATCTTTTTGTACAGGATGGATTATTAGTGTGTTATACTGAGAATAGTCATAGAAGCTATTTTTTTTCTGAAAATTGGTTGGATGAAAATGATATAAGCATGACTAAATTATTGAATAGAATGAACTAA
- a CDS encoding RHS repeat domain-containing protein, whose product MGQDSSQTGQADYYLAQVFSASLYYPFGWEMPGRKFVSGEEYRFGFNGVEQEDEIAEGVNFTYFRMQDSRLGRWWSHDPKPNVSVSPYAMMENNPVMFSDVLGDTLRIEGSRKFKRKMRRVIRRGSRLSKTYRKLVGDLAKSEKLHIIREAQTAPEYALAKGSFVKPADVVRISNLRDKGIQKLNELTLMDFSSDNENPNEERMQIASEPSGLLDPKVQLEHELSLLESELEEIQNNRPMDRILKPGHEGEIPTYINTESGPGIGTIIYLDVSAEYKESLKKEGLDGGLITDSAHEFKHAYDADQGHNLNRLNNHGVRAHDEGRAINFENRVIRDRNQKVFFGRKWNKRFPDKNYKIDN is encoded by the coding sequence TTGGGCCAAGACAGCAGCCAAACTGGGCAGGCGGATTATTATCTGGCGCAGGTATTTTCGGCTAGTTTGTATTATCCCTTTGGTTGGGAAATGCCTGGGCGCAAGTTTGTGAGTGGGGAGGAGTATCGTTTTGGGTTTAATGGGGTGGAGCAAGAAGATGAAATAGCCGAAGGAGTCAATTTTACCTATTTTAGGATGCAAGATAGTCGCTTGGGGCGTTGGTGGAGCCATGACCCTAAGCCTAATGTTTCTGTTTCGCCTTATGCTATGATGGAGAATAATCCAGTCATGTTTTCGGATGTTTTGGGGGATACGCTTAGAATTGAGGGGTCTAGGAAATTTAAGCGAAAAATGAGGCGTGTCATTCGAAGGGGAAGTAGACTTTCTAAAACATATAGAAAACTAGTTGGAGACTTAGCAAAATCAGAAAAACTACATATTATTCGTGAAGCTCAAACAGCACCAGAATATGCCCTAGCTAAAGGGTCTTTTGTTAAGCCAGCAGATGTTGTTCGAATCTCTAATCTTAGAGATAAAGGAATTCAAAAACTCAATGAATTGACTTTAATGGATTTTAGTTCAGATAACGAAAATCCTAATGAAGAAAGGATGCAAATAGCTTCTGAACCCTCAGGATTATTAGACCCCAAAGTTCAATTAGAACATGAACTTTCCCTACTAGAATCTGAACTTGAAGAAATTCAAAATAATAGACCAATGGATAGGATTTTGAAACCAGGACATGAAGGTGAAATCCCTACATATATAAATACGGAAAGCGGTCCAGGTATAGGTACTATAATCTACTTAGATGTATCTGCTGAATATAAAGAGAGCCTAAAGAAAGAAGGACTTGATGGAGGTCTAATAACTGATTCTGCTCATGAGTTTAAACATGCATATGATGCAGATCAAGGTCATAATTTAAATAGGTTAAATAACCATGGTGTTAGAGCTCATGATGAGGGTCGAGCTATAAATTTTGAAAATAGGGTGATAAGAGACCGGAACCAAAAAGTGTTTTTCGGAAGGAAGTGGAATAAAAGATTTCCTGATAAAAACTATAAAATAGATAATTAA
- a CDS encoding RHS repeat domain-containing protein — protein sequence MGQDSSQTGQADYYLAQVSSASLYYPFGWEMPGRKFVSGEEYRFGFNGKEDDRDWGTQNIQDYGFRLYNPSIGKFLSVDPLAPDYPMLTCYQFAHNCPIAGSDLDGLEFKEEVQVKTKEQTRTKIEIKNKKSLENSVRSKLRKTPRVRTSPKPSLGRGGFIDAGLAVINLFGSGGGRASKDLAHEYDQSEHGEFWNKWQHYGYPLPPANAESFLKWKEKWWNEDVPIESPRKDDQDDEYITLYRGTDNYAEQLAYDDSGLVMSQAAITQMFQSKISTYKTDMHEGLITHFGSIERYALAHGGSVSFLDGVCVNGVDAERTLISFTENKKTAHYFGSSRGGAYMLFEIRVKRSDVIKQPNSKNTEAEYLVPIEVEPLSVEEHGPR from the coding sequence TTGGGCCAAGACAGCAGTCAAACGGGACAGGCAGATTATTATCTGGCGCAGGTTTCTTCGGCTAGTCTATATTATCCTTTTGGTTGGGAAATGCCTGGGCGTAAGTTTGTGAGTGGGGAGGAGTATCGTTTTGGGTTTAATGGGAAGGAGGATGACCGAGATTGGGGAACACAAAATATTCAGGATTATGGCTTTCGGTTGTATAATCCGAGTATAGGAAAGTTTTTGAGTGTGGATCCGTTGGCGCCTGATTATCCAATGCTGACCTGTTATCAATTTGCCCATAATTGTCCGATAGCAGGAAGTGATTTAGATGGTTTAGAGTTTAAAGAAGAAGTTCAAGTTAAAACAAAAGAGCAAACAAGAACTAAAATTGAGATAAAAAATAAAAAAAGCTTAGAAAATAGCGTAAGAAGTAAATTAAGAAAGACGCCTAGGGTAAGAACAAGCCCAAAACCTTCGTTAGGCAGAGGTGGTTTTATAGATGCAGGTCTAGCAGTTATAAATTTATTTGGAAGTGGTGGTGGACGGGCAAGTAAAGATCTAGCACATGAATATGATCAGTCAGAGCATGGAGAGTTTTGGAATAAATGGCAACATTATGGTTATCCTCTTCCTCCTGCAAATGCAGAATCTTTTTTGAAATGGAAAGAAAAATGGTGGAATGAGGATGTTCCAATTGAATCCCCACGAAAGGATGATCAAGATGATGAGTACATCACATTATATCGAGGAACTGATAATTATGCTGAACAGTTAGCATATGATGATAGTGGTTTAGTCATGAGTCAAGCCGCAATTACGCAAATGTTTCAATCAAAAATATCTACGTATAAAACTGATATGCATGAAGGTCTTATAACGCATTTTGGAAGTATAGAACGTTATGCATTGGCGCATGGTGGAAGTGTTTCATTTTTAGACGGAGTTTGTGTTAATGGGGTTGATGCAGAACGAACGCTTATTTCTTTTACAGAGAATAAAAAAACTGCTCATTATTTTGGAAGTTCTAGAGGAGGAGCTTATATGTTATTTGAAATTAGAGTAAAACGAAGCGATGTAATCAAACAGCCCAATAGCAAAAATACAGAGGCTGAATATTTAGTTCCTATAGAAGTAGAACCATTAAGTGTGGAAGAGCATGGCCCTAGATAA
- a CDS encoding S9 family peptidase has translation MQKFSILVCAFLLLAPLGLQAQKSLSLEDAVMQQWRKFRPEHLRVAQWQEEGKGFTQSGPRYQEVFYYEGKKAPKSLFSTKDLQAAFGEQVPYIANFGYLSKTEIFLSFGQAYYRYDYKSKQGKKWVAYPQEAANMTFHKETGRLAYTIDNNIYLATEQEEKTAVTLFNNPEIVSGQAIARSEFGISQGLFWAPNGQYLAFYQKDESEVTDYPLVDISSTPAKLRNIKYPMAGQASEKAKVGVFDPVSGQTVYLKIEGDEADQYLTNLGWGPKSEKIYLAQINRDQNAMRLNVYEAKTGKFIKTLFEEKHERYVEPEKAVWFLPNNPKEFLWASERDGFTHLYRYEAETGKLLNAVSKGYWEVEEILGLDSSGKSVICMGTDPSGLNLYAYKLSLDGKKQTQLTKEEGQHHCQLSPDGKWLLDEYSNISTPNVAQLISTKNGKVKQEFIKAENPLKEYKVGTTELLTLKAADGTDLQARLIKPSDFDPKKKYPVIVYVYGGPHAQMVTNSWLGGASLWMQQQAEKGYLVFTLDNRGSANRGFEFESIIHRQLGEVEMQDQLVGVNYLKQQAFVDADRMAVHGWSFGGFMTTSLMLRQPGVFRVGVAGGPVTDWKFYEVMYGERYMDRPEENPEGYAKNRLHNYVDQLQGDLLLIHGSVDDVVVLQHNHSLIQAFVEAEKQVDYFVYPGHPHNVRGKDRVHLMRKVLQYIEDKLN, from the coding sequence ATGCAAAAATTCAGTATTCTAGTTTGTGCTTTTTTATTGTTGGCTCCTTTGGGCTTGCAGGCGCAAAAAAGTTTAAGTTTGGAAGATGCCGTAATGCAACAATGGCGAAAATTTCGGCCAGAGCACTTGAGAGTGGCGCAATGGCAAGAAGAGGGCAAAGGCTTTACGCAATCGGGGCCTCGATATCAGGAAGTATTTTATTATGAGGGCAAAAAGGCGCCAAAATCCCTATTTTCGACCAAGGATTTGCAGGCAGCCTTTGGTGAGCAGGTCCCTTATATTGCCAATTTTGGTTATTTGTCTAAGACAGAGATTTTCCTTTCTTTTGGGCAGGCTTATTATCGTTATGACTACAAAAGCAAGCAGGGCAAAAAGTGGGTGGCTTATCCGCAGGAAGCCGCTAATATGACCTTTCATAAAGAAACGGGCCGTTTGGCTTATACGATAGATAACAATATTTATTTGGCGACGGAGCAGGAGGAAAAAACGGCGGTCACGCTCTTTAATAATCCGGAAATTGTATCGGGTCAAGCTATTGCGCGCAGTGAATTTGGGATTAGCCAAGGCTTATTTTGGGCCCCTAATGGACAATATTTGGCCTTTTATCAAAAGGATGAATCAGAAGTTACGGATTATCCTTTAGTTGATATTAGCAGCACCCCCGCCAAATTGCGCAACATTAAGTATCCGATGGCCGGGCAAGCCAGTGAAAAAGCTAAGGTTGGGGTTTTTGATCCAGTATCTGGACAAACCGTTTACCTCAAAATTGAGGGCGATGAAGCCGATCAGTACTTGACCAATTTGGGTTGGGGGCCAAAAAGTGAGAAAATTTATTTGGCGCAGATCAATCGCGACCAAAATGCCATGCGTTTGAACGTTTATGAGGCCAAAACGGGCAAATTCATTAAAACCCTTTTCGAGGAAAAACATGAGCGTTATGTAGAGCCCGAAAAAGCCGTTTGGTTTTTGCCCAACAATCCCAAGGAATTTCTTTGGGCGAGTGAGCGAGATGGGTTTACACATTTGTATCGCTATGAGGCCGAAACGGGCAAATTGCTCAATGCCGTGAGCAAGGGATATTGGGAAGTAGAAGAAATTTTGGGTCTAGACAGCAGCGGAAAATCTGTCATTTGTATGGGAACCGATCCATCTGGCCTTAATTTGTATGCCTACAAGCTTTCTTTGGATGGCAAAAAGCAAACGCAACTGACTAAGGAAGAGGGGCAGCACCACTGCCAATTGAGTCCTGATGGCAAATGGTTGTTGGATGAATATAGCAACATCAGCACACCTAATGTTGCTCAATTAATCTCAACCAAAAACGGAAAAGTAAAACAGGAGTTCATCAAGGCCGAAAATCCCTTGAAAGAGTATAAAGTAGGCACCACCGAGCTGCTCACACTCAAGGCTGCCGATGGTACTGATTTACAGGCTCGTTTGATTAAGCCCTCTGACTTTGATCCGAAGAAAAAATATCCCGTTATTGTTTATGTCTATGGCGGTCCACATGCCCAAATGGTGACCAATAGTTGGTTGGGTGGTGCTTCGCTCTGGATGCAACAGCAGGCCGAAAAAGGGTATTTGGTCTTCACCCTAGACAATCGCGGTTCGGCAAATCGAGGTTTTGAATTTGAGAGCATCATCCACCGCCAATTGGGCGAAGTGGAAATGCAGGACCAATTGGTTGGGGTAAATTACCTCAAGCAACAAGCCTTTGTAGATGCCGATCGGATGGCGGTACATGGTTGGAGTTTTGGCGGTTTTATGACCACTTCTTTAATGCTTCGTCAGCCAGGTGTTTTCCGTGTTGGGGTAGCTGGTGGCCCAGTGACCGACTGGAAATTTTATGAGGTGATGTATGGCGAGCGCTATATGGATCGTCCAGAAGAGAATCCTGAAGGCTATGCCAAAAATCGCCTACACAATTATGTAGATCAATTGCAGGGCGACCTCTTATTGATTCATGGCAGTGTAGATGATGTGGTCGTTTTGCAACATAACCACAGCCTTATTCAAGCCTTTGTAGAAGCCGAAAAGCAGGTGGATTACTTTGTTTATCCGGGCCATCCGCATAATGTGCGCGGCAAGGATCGGGTGCATTTGATGCGCAAGGTACTGCAGTATATTGAAGATAAGTTGAACTAA